A genomic window from Brassica oleracea var. oleracea cultivar TO1000 chromosome C8, BOL, whole genome shotgun sequence includes:
- the LOC106308767 gene encoding uncharacterized protein LOC106308767, producing the protein MVVKTDMSKAYDKVEWSYLRSLMEAIGFDARWVKLIMACVTSVSFAVLVNDQPFGMVKPQRGLRQGDPLSPFLFVLCTEGLTHLLNRAERLSLLNGLKFVEEGPSVHHLLFADDSLFMCKASENQARTLNQVLEVYGCATGQTINLQKSAVSFGSKVDPAVKLAIQRVLGISNEGGSSKYLGLPECFSGSKVDLLGYLKGKVNGRLNAWYLRNLSQAGKEILLKTSASALPVFAMSVFKLPKTICANMSSAMANFWWGSDAHIRKIHWIAWEKLCLPKESGGMGFRDLEAFNQALLAKQAWKVLTFPHCLLARFLKSRYFPSSNFLDAKLGDKPSFAWRSLLSGRELILKGLQKRVGDGNSIHVWTDKWVEDEADGYGMRAPWIKNCTFNVNLRVRELIDFQNRRWNIQALEEVFVPSDIQILLNNQPVTSKEDFWVWKFNKSGAYSVKSGYWLAAQEKSKEIRQVAEAQPSLNSLKSQIWKVQTAPKIRTFVWKAVSQALPVADLLRERGMKCDDRCQLCGFEGESVNHILFSCHLPRKCWAVSNIPSPRGGFSDHSIYENIAYLLKVSKDVRFDIEINRSWPWVLWYLWKNRNAFIFEGKLFEADEIRKKAKEEADVWFVAQQVQSGMDQVEAGVIEKGVLGNAPKIAKGWVLCEFDMDWSKGLGFMGAAWIVKDEKRRVLLHSRRAFSDVKSINEAKLQIWLWVLESMKSLKKNKVIFLSTFGDIVEAIEKPALWPNLQFEATEIKRELRSLEAWELRFGLLASVRCASFIAQSVRQLGLMQSYVAVGHPRWLDHMYVNESGAYDS; encoded by the coding sequence ATGGTGGTGAAAACGGACATGTCAAAGGCATACGACAAGGTGGAATGGAGCTATCTTAGGAGCTTGATGGAGGCTATTGGTTTCGACGCCAGATGGGTTAAGCTGATTATGGCATGCGTCACTTCTGTTTCCTTTGCAGTACTGGTGAATGATCAACCTTTTGGGATGGTCAAACCGCAACGTGGTCTACGACAAGGTGATCCCCTCTCGCCGTTTCTATTTGTGTTGTGTACGGAAGGGCTTACACACCTATTGAATAGAGCAGAAAGATTAAGCTTGCTAAACGGCTTGAAGTTTGTTGAGGAGGGGCCCTCAGTTCACCATTTGCTATTTGCCGACGACAGTTTGTTTATGTGCAAAGCGTCTGAAAATCAAGCTAGGACTCTGAACCAAGTGCTCGAGGTGTATGGCTGTGCAACAGGACAGACGATCAACTTGCAGAAATCAGCCGTATCCTTTGGATCTAAGGTTGATCCCGCTGTTAAACTTGCGATTCAGAGGGTGCTGGGTATCTCGAATGAAGGAGGTTCAAGCAAATATTTGGGGCTGCCGGAATGCTTTAGCGGCTCTAAGGTAGACCTGCTAGGCTATTTAAAAGGAAAGGTGAATGGTAGACTGAATGCTTGGTACCTAAGGAACCTATCACAGGCCGGCAAAGAAATATTATTAAAGACGTCAGCATCGGCCCTGCCTGTTTTTGCGATGTCAGTCTTTAAACTCCCGAAAACAATCTGTGCCAATATGTCCAGTGCCATGGCAAACTTCTGGTGGGGATCTGATGCGCATATTAGGAAAATCCATTGGATAGCTTGGGAGAAGCTTTGCTTGCCAAAGGAGAGTGGTGGAATGGGATTTAGAGACTTGGAAGCCTTTAATCAGGCGTTGCTGGCTAAACAGGCCTGGAAAGTTCTTACTTTCCCCCACTGCTTGTTGGCCCGATTCCTCAAGAGCAGATACTTTCCAAGTTCTAACTTTTTGGACGCCAAACTGGGTGACAAGCCATCCTTTGCTTGGAGAAGTTTGTTATCTGGGAGGGAACTGATACTTAAAGGTCTGCAGAAACGAGTTGGCGATGGAAACTCTATACACGTTTGGACGGACAAATGGGTAGAAGATGAAGCGGATGGGTACGGCATGAGAGCTCCCTGGATAAAAAACTGTACATTCAATGTGAATTTGAGGGTAAGGGAGCTGATAGATTTCCAAAATAGAAGATGGAATATTCAGGCATTGGAAGAGGTTTTTGTGCCTTCAGACATCCAAATTCTTTTGAATAACCAACCGGTGACGTCTAAAGAAGATTTCTGGGTGTGGAAGTTTAACAAATCAGGTGCTTACTCGGTTAAATCGGGTTATTGGCTAGCGGCCCAGGAAAAGAGCAAAGAGATACGTCAAGTTGCCGAAGCTCAACCATCCCTCAATAGCCTGAAATCTCAAATCTGGAAAGTGCAGACGGCCCCTAAGATAAGAACTTTTGTTTGGAAAGCTGTGTCTCAAGCCCTGCCGGTAGCTGATCTATTAAGGGAAAGGGGAATGAAGTGCGATGATCGATGTCAGCTGTGTGGCTTTGAAGGGGAATCGGTGAACCATATACTCTTTTCCTGCCACCTACCTAGGAAGTGTTGGGCGGTATCCAATATCCCCTCTCCTCGGGGTGGTTTCAGCGACCATTCGATCTATGAAAACATCGCATACCTCCTGAAGGTGAGTAAGGATGTAAGGTTCGATATTGAAATCAACAGAAGCTGGCCGTGGGTCCTGTGGTACTTATGGAAGAACAGAAACGCCTTTATCTTTGAAGGAAAATTGTTTGAAGCAGATGAAATCAGAAAGAAAGCCAAAGAGGAAGCTGATGTATGGTTTGTAGCTCAACAAGTTCAGAGTGGAATGGACCAAGTGGAGGCGGGTGTGATAGAGAAGGGAGTACTAGGTAATGCTCCGAAAATTGCCAAAGGATGGGTCCTTTGTGAGTTTGACATGGACTGGTCGAAAGGTCTTGGGTTCATGGGGGCGGCGTGGATAGTGAAAGATGAGAAGAGAAGAGTTCTACTACATAGTAGGAGGGCTTTCTCAGATGTGAAGTCGATCAATGAGGCTAAGCTACAGATCTGGTTGTGGGTTTTAGAAAGTATGAAGAGTTTGAAGAAGAATAAGGTGATCTTTCTTTCAACCTTTGGGGATATAGTTGAGGCAATAGAGAAACCCGCCTTGTGGCCTAACTTACAGTTTGAAGCTACAGAGATTAAGAGAGAGCTCCGGTCTCTCGAGGCATGGGAGTTAAGGTTTGGACTTTTGGCTTCAGTTAGATGTGCCTCTTTCATCGCTCAGAGTGTCAGGCAGCTTGGTCTGATGCAGTCTTATGTAGCGGTTGGCCATCCACGTTGGTTGGATCATATGTACGTGAATGAAAGTGGAGCATATGATAGTTAA
- the LOC106311924 gene encoding heat shock 70 kDa protein 6, chloroplastic-like, translating into MASSAAQIHVLGGIGFATTSSKRNLNAKPSSIPRSAFFGTRTGPLSTPTSTFLRINTRNSPGGSRYAAGPVRVVNEKVVGIDLGTTNSAVAAMEGGKPTIVTNAEGQRTTPSVVAYTKSGDRLVGQIAKRQAVVNPENTFFSVKRFIGRRMNEVDEEAKQVSYRVVKDENGNVKLECPAIRKQFAAEEISAQVLRKLVDDASRFLNEKVTKAVVTVPAYFNDSQRTATKDAGRIAGLEVLRIINEPTAASLAYGFERKSNETILVFDLGGGTFDVSVLEVGDGVFEVLSTSGDTHLGGDDFDKRVVDSLASNFKKDEGIDLLKDKQALQRLTEAAEKAKIELSSLTQTNMSLPFITATADGPKHIETTLTRAKFEELCSDLLDRCKTPVENSLRDAKLSFKDIDEVILVGGSTRIPAVQEVVRKLTGKEPNVTVNPDEVVALGAAVQAGVLAGDVSDIVLLDVTPLSIGLETLGGVMTKIIPRNSTLPTSKSEVFSTAADGQTSVEINVLQGEREFVRDNKSLGSFRLDGIPPAPRGVPQIEVKFDIDANGILSVSASDKGTGKKQDITITGASTLPKDEVEQMVQEAERFAKDDKEKRDAIDTKNQADSVVYQTEKQLKELGEKIPGEVKEKVEAKLQELKDKIGSGSTQEIKDTMAALNQEVMQIGQSMYNQPGAGAGAGSSTGGEGDSSADSSSSKGGDDVIDADFTDSN; encoded by the exons ATGGCTTCATCCGCCGCCCAGATTCACGTCCTCGGCGGAATCGGATTCGCCACCACATCCTCCAAGAGAAACCTCAACGCTAAACCCAGCTCAATCCCCAGAAGCGCCTTCTTCGGCACCAGAACCGGTCCCTTGTCCACCCCCACCTCCACCTTCCTCAGAATAAACACTAGAAACTCCCCCGGCGGCTCCAGATACGCTGCAGGTCCGGTGCGTGTAGTTAACGAGAAGGTCGTCGGAATCGATTTAGGCACGACTAACTCGGCCGTAGCTGCCATGGAAGGAGGCAAGCCGACGATCGTAACCAACGCCGAAGGCCAGAGGACGACTCCCTCCGTGGTGGCCTACACGAAGAGCGGCGACCGCCTCGTCGGGCAGATCGCGAAGAGGCAGGCGGTGGTTAACCCCGAGAACACGTTCTTCTCGGTGAAGAGGTTTATCGGGAGGAGGATGAACGAGGTCGACGAGGAGGCGAAGCAGGTTTCGTATAGAGTTGTGAAGGATGAGAATGGGAATGTTAAGCTTGAGTGTCCTGCTATTCGTAAACAGTTCGCTGCGGAGGAGATTTCGGCTCAG GTTTTGAGGAAGCTTGTGGATGATGCGTCGAGGTTCTTGAACGAGAAGGTTACCAAGGCTGTTGTTACTGTGCCTGCTTACTTTAATGACTCTCAGAGGACAGCTACGAAAGATGCTGGTCGTATTGCTGGGTTGGAGGTTCTTCGTATTATCAATGAGCCCACGGCTGCTTCGTTGGCTTATGGGTTTGAGAGGAAAAGCAACGAGACGATTCTGGTCTTTGATCTTGGAGGTGGTACCTTTGATGTCTCAG TGCTTGAGGTTGGTGATGGAGTGTTTGAAGTGCTTTCCACTTCTGGTGACACTCATTTGGGTGGTGATGACTTTGACAAG AGAGTTGTTGATTCGCTTGCTTCAAATTTCAAGAAAGATGAAGGCATTGATCTTCTGAAAGACAAGCAAGCACTTCAGAGACTGACAGAAGCAGCAGAAAAAGCTAAAATCGAGCTTTCCTCGCTGACTCAGACAAATATGAG TCTGCCATTTATCACAGCCACAGCTGATGGGCCTAAACACATAGAAACAACCCTAACACGTGCCAAGTTTGAAGAATTGTGTTCAGACTTACTTGACAG GTGTAAGACTCCCGTTGAGAATTCCCTGAGGGATGCTAAGCTAAGCTTCAAAGATATTGACGAAGTAATCCTTGTTGGTGGATCTACACGTATTCCTGCTGTTCAAGAAGTCGTGAGGAAGCTGACTGGGAAAGAACCTAATGTCACAGTAAACCCTGATGAGGTTGTAGCTCTAGGTGCTGCGGTCCAG GCTGGTGTTCTGGCTGGAGATGTGAGTGATATCGTTCTTCTTGATGTTACACCGCTTTCGATTGGTCTGGAGACTCTTGGTGGTGTTATGACGAAAATTATTCCAAGGAACTCCACTCTGCCTACTTCTAAATCAGAAGTCTTTTCGACTGCTGCTGATGGACAGACAAGTGTTGAGATCAATGTGCTGCAGGGTGAGAGAGAATTTGTCCGGGATAACAAATCTCTTGGCAGCTTCCGTCTGGATGGTATCCCACCGGCACCACGTGGAGTTCCACAAATTGAAGTCAAATTTGACATTGATGCAAACGGCATCCTCTCCGTCAGTGCTAGTGACAAAGGAACCGGGAAGAAACAAGACATTACCATTACTGGTGCCAGTACATTGCCCAAGGATGAG GTAGAGCAAATGGTCCAAGAAGCAGAAAGGTTTGCGAAGGATGACAAAGAGAAGAGGGATGCAATCGACACAAAGAACCAGGCGGATTCTGTTGTTTACCAGACAGAGAAGCAACTTAAAGAACTTGGAGAGAAAATTCCAGGTGAAGTGAAAGAGAAGGTGGAGGCCAAACTACAAGAGCTTAAAGACAAGATTGGAAGCGGATCAACACAAGAAATCAAGGACACCATGGCTGCTCTTAACCAAGAAGTGATGCAGATTGGTCAGTCTATGTACAACCAGCCTGGTGCTGGAGCTGGGGCAGGTTCTTCAACTGGAGGTGAAGGTGATTCTTCAGCAGATTCATCTTCAAGCAAAGGTGGTGATGATGTGATCGATGCTGACTTCACTGACAGCAACTGA
- the LOC106308768 gene encoding ATPase 5, plasma membrane-type-like produces the protein MIPQLSKRRIFGIAVAGPNDAARGVFDIVLTEPGLSVIISAVLTSRAIFQRMKNYTFGFMFIALLWEFDFTPFIAILNNGAIMTISKDNVKPSPQPDSWKLIEIFSTGVMFRGYQALMTVVFFWAMIDTDIFSNMFGVRPLSQRPEQIMAALYLQVSISGQALIFVTRSRSWSYVESPGLLLLGAFVIAQLVATLIAVYANWSFARIEGADWGWAGVEKRGKRGKAWLKLWKSVDPSRLAQIGNFESIWFSTSVDEVK, from the exons ATGATACCCCAGCTCTCAAAAAGGCGGATATTTGGTATAGCTGTTGCTGGTCCTAATGATGCTGCAAGAGGCGTTTTTGATATTGTTCTCACAGAACCTGGACTGAGCGTTATCATCAGTGCAGTTCTTACCAGTAGAGCCATATTCCAAAGAATGAAAAACTACACT TTTGGCTTCATGTTCATTGCTCTCCTATGGGAGTTTGATTTCACGCCTTTCATAGCAATCTTAAACAATG GAGCAATCATGACAATATCAAAGGACAACGTGAAGCCATCTCCACAGCCAGATAGCTGGAAACTCATAGAAATATTCTCGACTGGAGTCATGTTTCGAGGCTACCAGGCCTTGATGACTGTCGTTTTCTTCTGGGCGATGATAGACACTGATATTTTCTCG AACATGTTTGGTGTGAGACCATTGAGTCAACGTCCTGAACAAATCATGGCTGCTCTGTATCTACAAGTTAGCATCTCAGGTCAGGCTCTCATCTTCGTCACCAGGTCCCGTAGCTGGTCCTACGTCGAATCCCCTGGTCTTCTCTTACTTGGTGCATTTGTCATAGCTCAATTG GTGGCGACATTGATAGCTGTTTACGCGAACTGGAGTTTTGCGCGGATAGAAGGAGCCGATTGGGGATGGGCTGGAGTGGAAAAGCGTGGAAAGCGTGGAAAAGCGTGGTTAAAATTGTGGAAAAGCGTGGATCCCTCTCGACTTGCTCAA ATCGGTAACTTTGAGAGTATATGGTTTTCTACTTCTGTGGATGAGGTCAAGTAA
- the LOC106307167 gene encoding disease resistance protein TAO1-like produces MDSFCSLTNVAASAAAICFLALLCTIVFIRKSRSHQENERMASSTNDFIRKSRSHQENGSIASSEILFIIESESHQENETMASSSSTLLDPQSSLSHSCLHHVFPSFHGADVRTNFLSHIVKEFKSKAIDLFIDNDIVRSKSIGPELIEAIRGSRIAIVFLSKNYSSSTWCLNELVEIMHCREEFGKTVMSIFYEVDPTDVKKQTGYFGKVFEKTCEGKTEEEIRRWKHALAEVAQIAGFHSSNWKNEAEMIEDIATDVSNKLNLSAPSNDFDGLVGMESRMAELMPLMLELDSHEVLKIGIWGPPGIGKTTIARYIFNRYSRYVDLSVFMDNIKTKYAKTACSDDYSVKLDLQKQFMSQLTNEKDIKNFSHLGIAKDRLKDKSVLVILDDVDRPVQVEAVAKENSWFGHESLIIVITQDLKVLKASGINHIHKVNLPSYDEALQIFCMHAFGQRYSKDGFIELACEVVSLVENLPLGLRVMGSYFQGMSEQDWTEALPRLRTHIGRDGEIASILISYDSLCDEDKHLALHIACFFNGESVDIVECCLAKRFLDVTQGLRVLAEKSIISMKWGKIKMAELLVQLGRKLVREQSVSEPGKRQFLNDAIGIEEVLSDYKADNSSVIGINDETCGDIECTSERAFERLSNLQFLRIHGDGINPRSMNHISQKLRVLCWSSFQMTCFPSSFNPKFLVKLEMPNSKLEKLWKKTQLLSNLKRMDLSYSRRLKELPDLSTATNLYDLDLSYCSSLVKLPSSIGNAINLNKLDLRFCSNLVEIPSSIGNAVNLEIFDLHECSSLVKIPSSITTIASLTSLTLHSCSSLVGLPQNIETVTEPHHINLNGCSSLVKLPYSIGNATKLEELDLSGCVSLVELPFSIGNAINLRKLDLTFCLSLLELPSSIGNATKLEELDLSHCSSFVELPFSIGNAINLQKLNLSYCSSLMELPSSIENAINLRKLNLSYCSSLVELPSCIGNAAKLEELDISHCSSLVEIPSSIGNAINLQKLKISHCSSLVEVPFSIGSLINLELLNLENCSSLVKLPSFIQNAVSLQELELSEYSSLMGLPSSIQTINNLHELTLNDCSSMVELPSIMRNVGRFLKCLKLEVLLDDINLESLEVLSFSECSLLESYPESPTYIQELDPWMGRISRLTRLVLSGMKNLVSLPPLPDSLFVLEAENCESLERLGSSFRNAYMMLNFRNCFKLNQEARDIISRTWTSAYAVFPCRKVPQCFTYRSCGSSVKVKLNQLALGISTKFKACILCADSDGVNFPPLSQASVCCSIMSGGNARTACYKKVGRVSSGHLYTFRVEIETEEVTSPELVFEFEIQFGNVNSETWEINECGILQILEVPHDDSHY; encoded by the exons ATGGATTCTTTTTGTTCTCTTACCAATGTTGCTGCTTCTGCTGCTGCAATATGCTTCTTGGCGCTGTTGTGTACAATAGTTTTCATCAGAAAATCCAGATCTCATCAAGAAAACGAAAGAATGGCTTCTTCTACAAATGATTTCATCAGAAAATCCAGATCTCATCAAGAAAACGGATCAATCGCTTCTTCTGAAATTCTTTTCATCATAGAATCCGAATCTCATCAAGAAAACGAAACAATGGCTTCTTCTTCTTCAACTCTTTTGGACCCCCAGTCTTCTTTGTCACACAGTTGCTTACACCATGTCTTCCCAAGCTTCCACGGGGCTGATGTCCGCACAAACTTTCTCAGCCACATTGTCAAGGAGTTCAAGAGCAAAGCAATCGACCTATTCATTGACAATGATATCGTGAGAAGTAAGTCTATCGGTCCTGAGCTCATAGAAGCTATTAGAGGATCTAGGATTGCCATTGTATTTCTCTCGAAGAACTACTCTTCCTCGACATGGTGCTTGAACGAGCTTGTTGAGATCATGCACTGTAGAGAAGAGTTTGGTAAAACTGTGATGTCCATTTTCTACGAAGTGGATCCAACTGATGTAAAGAAGCAGACTGGCTATTTTGGGAAAGTCTTTGAAAAAACTTGTGAAGGAAAAACAGAGGAGGAGATCCGAAGATGGAAACATGCTTTGGCCGAAGTGGCTCAAATCGCAGGTTTCCATTCATCAAACTG GAAGAATGAAGCAGAGATGATTGAAGATATTGCCACTGATGTTTCGAACAAGTTGAACCTTTCCGCACCATCCAATGATTTTGACGGCTTAGTTGGGATGGAATCTCGTATGGCAGAATTGATGCCGTTAATGTTAGAGCTAGATTCGCATGAGGTGCTAAAAATAGGGATTTGGGGTCCGCCTGGGATTGGTAAGACCACCATTGCTAGATATATATTCAACCGATACTCTCGATATGTCGATCTGAGTGTCTTTATGGATAATATCAAAACAAAGTATGCGAAAACGGCTTGTTCTGATGACTATAGTGTGAAGTTGGATTTACAGAAGCAGTTTATGTCTCAACTAACCAATGAGAAGGATATCAAGAATTTTTCACATTTGGGAATTGCCAAAGACAGGTTGAAAGACAAGAGCGTTCTTGTCATCCTTGATGATGTGGATCGGCCAGTACAAGTGGAAGCAGTGGCAAAAGAGAATAGTTGGTTTGGTCACGAGAGTCTGATTATCGTCATAACACAAGATCTAAAGGTTTTAAAAGCAAGTGGGATCAACCATATCCACAAGGTGAATTTACCATCATATGATGAAGCTCTGCAAATATTCTGCATGCACGCTTTTGGTCAGAGATACTCTAAGGATGGTTTCATAGAGCTTGCTTGTGAAGTTGTGAGTCTTGTAGAAAATCTTCCGTTGGGGCTAAGGGTTATGGGATCCTATTTTCAGGGAATGTCTGAGCAAGATTGGACAGAGGCACTACCAAGGTTAAGGACTCACATTGGCCGAGATGGAGAAATTGCAAGCATTTTAATTAGTTATGATTCTTTATGTGATGAAGATAAACATTTGGCTCTGCATATAGCCTGCTTTTTCAATGGTGAATCAGTTGATATAGTGGAATGCTGTCTAGCAAAACGTTTTTTGGATGTGACACAAGGGCTTCGAGTCTTAGCTGAAAAATCTATCATATCTATGAAATGGGGGAAAATAAAAATGGCTGAGTTGCTAGTCCAGTTGGGAAGAAAACTTGTGCGAGAACAATCGGTTAGTGAGCCTGGGAAACGCCAGTTTTTAAATGATGCAATTGGTATTGAAGAAGTGCTTAGTGATTATAAAGCC GACAATAGCAGCGTCATAGGAATAAATGATGAGACTTGTGGAGACATAGAATGTACAAGTGAAAGAGCCTTTGAAAGATTGTCTAATCTTCAGTTCTTAAGAATCCATGGCGATGGCATTAATCCGCGAAGTATGAACCACATATCCCAAAAACTTAGAGTACTATGTTGGTCGAGTTTCCAGATGACATGTTTTCCTTCGAGTTTTAATCCAAAGTTCCTAGTCAAACTAGAGATGCCGAATAGCAAGCTTGAGAAATTGTGGAAAAAAACTCAA CTGCTCAGCAATCTTAAGCGGATGGATTTGAGTTATTCAAGAAGATTGAAAGAACTTCCAGATCTCTCAACTGCCACTAATCTATATGACCTGGATCTCTCATATTGCTCAAGTCTCGTGAAACTCCCTTCTTCTATTGGGAATGCAATTAATCTCAACAAACTGGATCTTAGGTTTTGCTCAAATTTGGTGGAGATCCCTTCCTCTATTGGAAATGCAGTCAATCTGGAAATATTTGATCTCCATGAATGCTCAAGTCTTGTGAAGATTCCTTCATCTATTACAACAATCGCTAGTCTCACATCTCTTACTCTCCATAGTTGCTCAAGTTTGGTGGGGCTTCCACAGAACATCGAGACAGTCACGGAACCCCATCACATTAATCTCAATGGTTGCTCAAGTTTGGTGAAACTCCCTTACTCTATTGGGAATGCAACTAAGCTTGAAGAACTGGATCTCAGTGGTTGCGTAAGTTTGGTGGAGTTACCTTTCTCTATTGGGAATGCAATTAATCTCCGGAAATTGGATCTAACATTTTGCTTAAGTTTGCTGGAGCTCCCTTCCTCTATTGGGAATGCAACTAAGCTTGAAGAACTGGATCTCAGTCATTGCTCAAGTTTTGTGGAGTTACCTTTCTCTATTGGGAATGCAATTAATCTCCAGAAATTGAATCTCAGTTATTGCTCGAGTTTGATGGAGCTCCCTTCCTCTATTGAAAATGCAATTAATCTCCGGAAATTAAATCTCAGTTATTGCTCAAGTTTGGTGGAGCTACCTTCCTGTATTGGGAATGCAGCTAAGCTTGAAGAACTGGATATCAGTCATTGCTCAAGTTTGGTGGAGATACCTTCCTCTATTGGAAATGCAATTAATCTCCAGAAATTAAAAATCAGTCATTGCTCAAGTTTGGTGGAGGTACCTTTCTCTATTGGGAGTTTAATTAATCTTGAATTATTAAATCTCGAAAATTGCTCAAGTCTGGTGAAGCTCCCTTCCTTCATTCAAAATGCAGTTAGTCTTCAGGAATTAGAACTTAGTGAATATTCAAGTTTGATGGGGCTCCCTTCTTCAATTCAGACTATAAATAATCTTCATGAATTGACTCTCAATGATTGTTCAAGTATGGTGGAGCTTCCTTCCATTATGAGAAACGTTGGTAGATTTTTGAAATGTTTAAAGTTAGAGGTTCTTCTGGATGACATTAACTTGGAATCTCTTGAAGTACTCAGTTTCTCAGAATGCTCTTTGTTGGAAAGTTATCCTGAGAGTCCCACATACATTCAAGAGCTTGATCCATGGATGGGGAGGATATCTCGTCTAACACGCCTTGTACTAAGCGGAATGAAGAATCTGGTATCACTCCCGCCGCTTCCTGATTCGCTGTTTGTACTAGAAGCAGAAAATTGTGAGTCCCTGGAGAGACTAGGTTCCTCCTTTCGCAATGCATATATGATGCTCAACTTTCGTAACTGCTTCAAACTAAATCAAGAAGCCAGAGATATCATCAGCCGGACATGGACCAGTGCTTATGCAGTCTTTCCCTGTAGAAAAGTGCCTCAGTGCTTCACTTACAGATCTTGTGGGAGTTCCGTAAAAGTGAAGTTGAATCAACTGGCTCTTGGCATATCAACCAAATTTAAGGCTTGCATATTATGTGCTGATTCGGACGGAGTTAACTTTCCACCTTTGTCACAAGCTTCTGTCTGTTGTAGCATCATGTCTGGGGGAAATGCTCGCACTGCTTGTTATAAAAAAGTAGGACGAGTTTCGTCGGGGCATCTGTACACATTCAGGGTTGAGATTGAAACAGAGGAGGTGACTTCCCCCGAGCTTGTTTTTGAGTTCGAGATCCAGTTCGGCAATGTAAACTCCGAAACATGGGAGATAAATGAATGCGGGATACTTCAAATCTTGGAGGTCCCTCATGATGATAGCCATTATTGA